In Microbacterium pumilum, the following proteins share a genomic window:
- a CDS encoding 4-carboxy-4-hydroxy-2-oxoadipate aldolase/oxaloacetate decarboxylase produces the protein MSDHVVVTDIARAERDVVDALAEFGSATVHEALGRIGCVGARIRPIQQGAAVAGTAITVQTAPGDNLMVHAAIEQARDGDIIVVVPTTDSPHGFIGELMATQMQVRGVRAYVTTGGVRDTAELRVMRFPVWSAHVSAQGTVKDTAGAVNVPVVLDGVVVHPGDVVVADDDGVTIVPRRRAAAALEASRARAAKEAANRARYEAGEISLDLNDLRGVLAELGVTYVTQAEYGDGGP, from the coding sequence GTGAGCGACCACGTCGTCGTCACCGACATCGCGCGGGCGGAGCGGGACGTCGTGGACGCGCTCGCCGAGTTCGGCTCCGCCACCGTGCACGAAGCACTGGGACGCATCGGCTGCGTCGGGGCGCGCATCCGCCCGATCCAGCAGGGCGCGGCGGTGGCCGGCACGGCCATCACGGTGCAGACCGCGCCCGGCGACAATCTCATGGTGCATGCGGCGATCGAGCAGGCCCGCGATGGCGACATCATCGTGGTAGTGCCGACCACGGACTCGCCGCACGGGTTCATCGGCGAGCTGATGGCGACCCAGATGCAGGTGCGGGGCGTGCGCGCCTATGTCACGACGGGCGGCGTGCGCGACACCGCCGAGCTTCGGGTGATGCGCTTTCCGGTGTGGAGCGCTCATGTCAGCGCGCAGGGGACCGTGAAGGACACGGCGGGCGCGGTCAACGTTCCCGTCGTGCTCGACGGTGTCGTCGTGCATCCGGGGGATGTCGTCGTCGCCGACGACGACGGTGTCACCATCGTTCCGCGCAGGCGTGCCGCGGCGGCGCTCGAGGCATCCCGGGCCCGCGCCGCGAAGGAAGCGGCGAACCGCGCCCGCTACGAGGCGGGCGAGATCTCACTGGATCTCAACGACCTCCGCGGGGTGCTCGCCGAGCTCGGTGTGACGTATGTGACGCAGGCGGAATACGGCGATGGCGGGCCCTGA
- a CDS encoding PIG-L deacetylase family protein, protein MADNASCVLVVSAHAGDFVWRAGGAIAAATMRGERAVVVCLSYGERGESASQWLQGKSLDEIKAIRREEASAAASALGAEIEFLDLGDYPLAEGPEAVAALVDVYRRVQPTVVLTHPLADPYNGDHPAAGRMALQARILAQAIGVANSDGSFPSEDEIIGAPPVFFFEPHQPEQSDFKPNVLLDITEAFPKKRAAMECLPAQKHMWSYYTDLAVRRGVQVKRNAGPNLGLAHETMGEAYMRYFPQVTDVLA, encoded by the coding sequence GTGGCCGACAACGCATCCTGCGTCCTCGTCGTCAGTGCCCACGCGGGGGACTTCGTCTGGCGGGCCGGCGGAGCCATCGCCGCTGCAACCATGCGGGGCGAGCGCGCGGTCGTCGTGTGCCTCTCGTACGGCGAGCGAGGCGAGTCTGCCAGCCAATGGCTGCAGGGCAAGAGCCTCGACGAGATCAAGGCCATCCGCCGCGAAGAGGCGAGTGCTGCAGCATCCGCTCTCGGCGCCGAGATCGAGTTCCTCGACCTGGGGGACTATCCGCTCGCCGAGGGTCCCGAAGCCGTCGCGGCCCTCGTGGACGTCTATCGCCGCGTGCAGCCGACGGTCGTGCTGACCCATCCGCTCGCCGACCCCTACAACGGCGATCACCCTGCGGCAGGCCGGATGGCGCTCCAGGCGCGGATCCTGGCCCAGGCGATCGGCGTCGCGAACTCCGACGGGTCGTTCCCGTCCGAAGACGAGATCATCGGGGCGCCGCCGGTGTTCTTCTTCGAGCCGCACCAGCCCGAGCAGTCCGACTTCAAGCCCAACGTGCTGCTCGACATCACCGAGGCGTTCCCCAAGAAGCGGGCGGCGATGGAGTGCCTTCCGGCCCAGAAGCACATGTGGTCGTACTACACCGACCTCGCGGTGCGTCGCGGCGTGCAGGTCAAGCGCAACGCGGGTCCGAACCTGGGGCTCGCGCACGAGACCATGGGCGAGGCGTACATGCGGTACTTCCCGCAGGTGACGGACGTGCTCGCGTGA